The DNA region aattttgtaaattttagaagtcaaaaagtatttttgtgaaaattgtaTGGTCAAAATGTGATTTTGGGAAGATTGGATTAAGAtataatattgaaatttttagGGTTGAAAAggtattttggaaaattttaggGGTCAATTTGATATTTGGACAAGTTAAGAGGTTGATTTCTTAAGAAAGTTTAGGGGTTTGATGATAATCTTGAGAAATGTTTATATTGGTAGGTCCGCAGGTTGGGCTTTGACTTTGTTGGTTTTGAGTGAATATGATGTATGGGCTGGTTTGGGCCTATGTTGTAAATGGACTTGCCAAAGAACAAAATTAAGCTTACTAGTTTTTATTGGTGTGGGCCAGAAAATCTTTGGAAATCTGATGGATTGTATTTAGATTGAGCCTAAGGAATTAATGCACGTGTGCTGGGTTTGATGTTTAGGTATAAAAGGAATATGAATTTTTTGCAGTTGTCTTTGGAGTTTGAGAAGGCTATTTGCACTGTTTTTGTAGCTTTGGAGGGGCTGGAAATAACTGTTGTATGGGATTTCAGGTAGAGGTTGAAGAtgagaaccaaaagaagagggGGAAGGCCTTGGGGACAAAGGATATATGTTTGGGATTGTGCCTCCTAAGGGGCTGATGATTGTTGTTGAATAAGGGAAAGTGATGGTTTATATACGAAGAGTCTAGGTTTTAGGGATGATGGATAAAAATGGGTGACACCACTCGTGAATAATAATTGGTGACACTATATGAGTAATGTCACCTTATGAGGTCATGAGAATTTTCTATCACATGTTACATCAGTGAATTTTCTTGATTCACTTGTGCAATGGATTAAACTTTAAAAGTGAATAATTGATTCTCAATAAATCTTGACATgaccattaattaaaaaaaattaattataattataaataaatttgataaaataaatggaCCAAATATGACAGAGTAATTGAACTTGAATAAAAATGGGAcatgtaatttataaaaatcaattaaattttttaatcaatttgataCTCAAACCTTCCTAGCATACTCAATAAAAGAGACACAGATGGTATGTTTAGTaccaatttttcatgaaaatcaCACTAAAATTTTAGCACACATTTCATACAAACTTAGAATTGGCATGTTCCGATAAATCATTTGGGTCTAAGACATTGAACAATCTTTTCCTCACCAATGGGTCTGATTGAAGAGATCGGAGGCCCCAAAAGAACGTTCAAACTTCTAAAAAGAATAAGCGAGAATTACTTTCCTTCCCCGGGAAAAAGTTAGAAGAATACTTTATTTGGAACTTGGTAAGAGAGAATATACAGGCCAAACTAGGTCTGGGATTTTTAGGACCATCTTCTATAACCTTTTACTTTAAAATCCAGGCCAAACTAGGTTTGAGATTTTAGGATCCATAACTGTAGGCCATCGGATGTAAAGTAAAAACTGTTAATTATGCTATTACTGGTTAAATCTGAGTGTTTACAAGCCACCACACAACTGTGTAAGAAAAAAACCATCAGATGTCAAAGCATTCAGAAAAATAGTTTATAACGACTCAAAGAATCTACTACTCTGTTGGACGGAATTCATATCGAAGCTCGTCAGTATCTCCACGAGTACAAGAGTTTCAATGCTGCACCAGTGAAAGCAAAGCCTCAAAGATGTGTTAAGTGGAAGCCACCCGATATGGACAATTTTAAGACGAACTttgatggaatttttttttcagatacTAAAGAAGCTGGTATTAGTGTGGTCATTAGAAACTCCAAGAGTGAGGTTATGGCTTCCCCATCAGAAAAAATTCTAAACCCTTCATCTATTGCTTTACTAAAATTGTTGGCTGCTAGACGTGCTACTCTTTTCATCAGTAAAGTTGGGTTGGATAATCCTATTCTTAAGGTGATTCAGAGGTAATCATTAATACCTAAAAAAATGGAGATTGTATAATTCAGCTTTGGAATTTACTAAAGGATACTATGTCACTCATTAGTTCACTTCAGAGTTGGTCTCTCTCTCATAGTGTTAGACAGGGTAATTATGTTGTAAATGCCTTGACTAAGAGAGCTAGGTTGTCATTTCCgcttttagtttgaataaagTCTGTTCCTCCAAACATTGTTGAATTTGTTCGTGCTGATTTACCACCTACTTGAACAATATATTGATGGACTTTTCTCTCAAAAGATAAAGGATAATAGTTTATAAAACATGCTGTGAGTTTCAAGTTCCATATTCGAGCTTCTTGTAACAAGAAGAAATCAATCTGATCGGCACACCAAAAAGTTCACCATGCATGATAAGCAGCTACATCCAGTGACAGAataggaattttttatttttttgataggtacaAAATAGgaatttttaagaaagaaagggaaatattttcacatttaatCACAATTTCTAGTTTGGCTTGGAAATAAGACCAAAAATATTAGTCTCTAGTTTATGAATCTTACAAGTGGAACCTTTAACTAAAATTGGGGtggaaaaatgagaaatttgggCATTTTTGCACCGATTGGGATTGGCAGTTTCCGTAAGGCTTAATAGTGATGAGGTTTCTATACTTGACTATTAatgataatatataatttatattacttAAAAAGATGGACAGATTTATGAAGAATCCTCTTGGAGGTGAGGCCTAGTAAAAATTCATCACTGCCAGCATGAAGAATCGGTACCATGTAGAACAGTTGCCTTGCCTTAAAATTGTTCCTCACAGGGCCATGGTCTTTTAGGCAGTCTGGACATTTCCCTGAGTCTGAGCATGAGATTTGGCAATCCCTTCTTTCCATCCTCTCTGACGAGCTCTGAGCTCCCACATTGCAGTTAGTTTCTTTTGAGCCACTAATGCAGCTTCAGATTTTTCCCTTGCTTCCTCGCATGTTTCCATGCCTGAATTGCACTTGTCTGCCTCCTTTTGATACTGGGACGTGATTTTCTTTGCCTCAAGCAGAGCCATGTCAGCACGCTGCTCATTTTCCAAAGATGTGGCTTCCCGTAGCTTCAGTTCCTCTGTCAATAGCTCTGCAAAATTCTTTTCAGTGTCTTCACTCACCTCTGGGTCATGCTTTGCACAATCTGCATTATATACACCAATCCAACAAAAAGAAAGCAGTTTTGGTTACCAAAAGAACTGAGattcaaaaaaacaaatccTCATTATCATCCTTCAAGTACATCATTTGCTTTATACTGCCAGTTGATTTCTGATGACCAAATaagttcaaagaaaaagaaaatagtcaAATCCAGTGTATTTCATGCCAGTAACCAGCAGACTTCACATCACAAGTAAACATAAAGTAAGGTTTATTATCAGTATGGTTCCAACGGGATACtagtacaacaacaaaatattaGTCCTAAAACTTCGGGGCCAGCTACATATCATCAACAGAACAGTTGGGGGTTGACCACATGTATTCTTCTTTGTCTTTCTATTATGTCCAAAATCATACTTTCTATAACTACTTCCTTCTGATGCATAAATGGGAATCTTACCCTGTCAATTTTTTCTATTACTACTTCCTTAATTAAGATGTCCCATTTTACTACTTCAATCAGtattctttgttatttatttatttattttttttttgataaataagaatgatatatatatacgaAAGGCTACTCTATGGCGTTCACTCTATGATGActgttttttatcatcaagctaagacaccaattagtaTTATTAGTGGtgcaagaaaatatatatatatttttaaatactcATGAATTTTAATGCCTTAATTATTACCCAGTATATATTCTGTTGTCTTCACATACAAAAAACTGTGGGCGGTCCACCTCAGTTTCCACATTAAAATACAAACTATTTAACCTCACTAAAACAGCAAATAGAGTATAAGAGGACTGCACCAGCCACCAGATCTGGAAggtcaaattaaataaattttaggtCATAAATCCATCCTTTAAGGTGGCTCAACACCAtggaaacaagaaaaatgaatacaaaaaaacaaaaaaagtgggACACTACCAAAAACCATAATGAATAAATGATAATATTATTGTCTATTTCACTTTtcaatacaacaacaacaacataagCCACGGTCCCaatgaaaacttattacttttTGTCAACTTCTTCTAATGTTACCACATAAGCTTTTGAAAGTCCATTTTTTCCACACTATCATTCTAAGAGTCATGAATAGTGCTAAACCATGCTAGTTTAAACTAATTAGAACtcattttcttttggataaagCAACCAAATACTAAACAAATTCAtattaaattagattttgtctactccaattaaaatctacTTAAATTAGGTAGTTATTttctacaacaacaacaaacgaAGCCTTagctccaaaattttggggttggcTATGGATACCCAAAAGATTAGTTAGCACATGTATTCTTTCTCCATTCTACTCTATTAAAGTCATACTCTCTAATACTCCCTTAATTGACAGGTAAGTTATTTTCTACAAAAtctctaatttgatttttaatttattaacatTTGTTAAATAAATATGTAGCATCTATAAaccttttttgtttagttttctATGCCTTCTATGGGTTAGCGACTAGGATAATATTCTATATATGTGACTAGATACCATAAAATTCAATGTAATTATAAAACATATCCAATaagaaatgtttttaaaattaaaaagatttaaTATCTATGAGAGGTGGCCAAATTCACCCCAACACAAATTTGAATTAACTTTAGAGTGTTGAAGTAAATATTAGAAAGAGATTGTTACTCCAATTGAAATCATGTCAAAAGccaataaaaaactaaaacttgATAAACCTCTCAACATCCCTTTATAGTTAACAGGGGGAGGATTTGTATCTCAGtgttcaaaatttgaattaaaattgataaagagagtacaaccaaaattatttcagaatttattatttcaaaatttcctCCATATTTCATTTCTGAATTTTGACTTATGgttctttttgaattttaaatttagctGTAACTGTTGAGGATTTTATGGAATTTAATTGTGCTTTAATATAACCCAGAAGCCTATAAAAAAGAGGATCTAGGAATGGTTCAAAGCATTGCTATTGAAATAAGCATTTTTCTAATTAGAGATATTCTCTAAGCTTGGTGGTGAAGCCTAGGATTTTATGTAGATTCTAGTGGGGAAGTCAAGGATTTGTTATTCTcttgttttcccttttatttccAACTTCACAATTGTCTTGCATCAAATTGTCAGTGAACTACATTGTCACCCAAATCCATCAAACTCATTAACAAGTCAAAGTTGTTGGAATCTTAAACCACTCAACCTACCCATAACCCACAAAATACCAGTAAACTCATAATATTAATCATAACTCaaagcaagaaaaaagaaaaaaaagaaagagaaaaggttGCCACCCTCACGGATCAGTGACGAAAGCCACCGTAAACAACCCCCAAGCCTCTAAACAACTCCAAACCACCATGAACTTAGCCCTGTGAACCCACAAACATACCCCACAACCATTGACTCTCAATTTCCAATCCGAACCCACTACCCTTCCAGTCATCCAAATTTATCACAATCCGTCAAGTCATTGCCCTCAACCAGTGGCCTCTATAGCATGTCCTAAAACCAACATCACACTGACTTGAATGCTACTGACTCTTGTGCTACCACACTCACCCACTTGACCCCACAACCAAACCACTACAGAAAACTCAACTCATCGATATATGATCAAGCAAAGGTCATGCTGGAACTTCATTTAATTGCCGCTAGAGCCAAGTGGTGTGGTTGTCTTTGATCACCAGCCATGCCGATTCCCTTCCCCAGATGCAACTCCCCTTGCTCGATCCATACCAGTCAACAACAAACACATTGACAAAGTTCAACTGCAAAGATGCCCGCGATCATTACCATGCTGACCCTCATCTCTGAACAACTTTCTTTTGGTAAAACTGAGAAGCCCTCTATGACATTTATTTTGATCTACTTGGCTGtcgtatctttttttttttttaaaaatgaaaaatatacaaataaataaagccCACTAGCATTTTTCTATAGTCCAGACTCAAGACACAGCCTAACCGTGTGATCCATGGCAACACATGCCAAGAATTAGCCTAGCTTATGTCACAAGCCAAAT from Castanea sativa cultivar Marrone di Chiusa Pesio chromosome 6, ASM4071231v1 includes:
- the LOC142638594 gene encoding uncharacterized protein LOC142638594 — its product is MGMNNPLVLKVGLGVVGLCIAGYILGPPLYWHFMEGLAAVSHSSSASYSCPPCQCDCSSQPLLSIPEGLGNGSFADCAKHDPEVSEDTEKNFAELLTEELKLREATSLENEQRADMALLEAKKITSQYQKEADKCNSGMETCEEAREKSEAALVAQKKLTAMWELRARQRGWKEGIAKSHAQTQGNVQTA